A region of the Nocardia asteroides genome:
CGAGCCGGACATGAACACGATGACGCCGATGGTGCCACCGATCACCGCGAGCGCGCCGCTGCCGAAGGTGACCTCGGCGAGCAGCCGCATGACTTCCTTGCGGTAGTGCACCGCGGTGCGCGGAATCCACGCGATGGCCCGCAGGTAGAACGACATCTGTTCGCCCGCGCGGTCGATGACGCCCAGCGGCATACGAGCGATCTCACCCACCCGGCGCATGGACTTGGCGACCGGGGTTCGGTATGACGTGGCCATCCGTCAGGCGCCCTTGGCCGGGACGACCTGTAGGTACACCAGGGTCAGAATGAGGTTCACGAAGAACAGCACCATGAATGTGATCACCACGGATTGGTTCACCGCGTCACCGACTCCTTTCGGACCCCCTTTGGGATGCAGACCCTTGTACGCGGCGATCACACCGGCGATCAGGCCGAACACCGCTGCCTTGATCTCGCCGATCCACAGGTCCGGCAGCTGGGCCAGGGCGGAGAACGACGCCAGGTAGGCGCCCGGGGTACCGCCCTGCAGCAGGACGTTGAAGAAATACCCGCCCGCGATGCCGACCACCGAGACCAAACCGTTGAGCAGCAGCGCGACCAGCATCATGCCGATCACGCGCGGCACCACCAGCTTTCGCACCGGATCGACGCCGAGCACTTCCAGCGCGTCGATCTCCTCGCGGATGGTGCGCGAGCCCAGATCGGCGGCCACCGCCGACCCGGCCGCGCCCGCGATGATCAGGGCCGTGACGACGGGAGCCGCCTGCTGGACTGTTGCCAGGACGCTGGTCGCACCGGTGAAGGATTCCGCGCCCAGCTGCTTGATCAACGAGCCGGTCTGCAGTGCGACGACCGCGCCGAACGGAATCGCGACCAACGCGCTGGGCAGGATCGAGACGCTCGCAATGAACCACGACTGCTCGATGAACTCCCGCCACTCGAAGGGACGACGAAAGGTCTTGCGTAGAACGTCGATGAACAGCGCAAATATGTTGCCGGCCTGGGCAAACCCCGACTCCAGTGGAGTTCGCAATCGCGCCAGGGTCGAATTCACGATCGCAGATGTTACCCGTTAGTTGTGTTGTGTCGCACGGTGGTGTCGTACGCGCCGCCCGGATAATTAGCCAGGTCGCCGCTGTTGTACGCCATCACCTGCGTGTCGTCGCTCTCCGCAAGTGATTCACGGATCGCCACCTGGGCGGCGTGCGGCAGGGTGTGCATGATCTCGCGAACGCGTTCCTTGCGCCGCAGCACCGCCTGACGCACCGGCATGCCCGGGGTCGCACGCATCTGCGGGATGATCCCCTCCACCTCTTCGGCGCCGCCGTGGTGGTGACCGGCGTCCACCAGCGCCTGCTCGCGCGCCATCTGCGCCTCGTCCTTCTCCTCGGACATGCCGATCGGGCCGAGCATGCGGCCGTTGAGGAACTGCTTGACCACGGGCTCCTCGGAGGTCAGCAGCACCTCGCGCGGGCCGAACATGACCAGCTGACGACGGAAGAGCATGCCGATGTTGTCCGGCACGGTGCGCGCGAGGTTGATGTTGTGCGTGACGATCAGGATCGTGGCGTCGATCTGGGCGTTGATATCGATCAGCAACTG
Encoded here:
- a CDS encoding ABC transporter permease; this translates as MNSTLARLRTPLESGFAQAGNIFALFIDVLRKTFRRPFEWREFIEQSWFIASVSILPSALVAIPFGAVVALQTGSLIKQLGAESFTGATSVLATVQQAAPVVTALIIAGAAGSAVAADLGSRTIREEIDALEVLGVDPVRKLVVPRVIGMMLVALLLNGLVSVVGIAGGYFFNVLLQGGTPGAYLASFSALAQLPDLWIGEIKAAVFGLIAGVIAAYKGLHPKGGPKGVGDAVNQSVVITFMVLFFVNLILTLVYLQVVPAKGA
- a CDS encoding ABC transporter ATP-binding protein — translated: MGVEVRTESVTKSFGSQRIWQDVSLTLPSGEVSALLGPSGTGKSVFLKSLIGLLRPERGSIYVDGTDITTCSNKQLYEIRKLFGVLFQDGALFGSMNLFDNVAFPLREHTKKSESEIKKIVMEKLELTGLLGAEGKLPGEISGGMRKRAGLARALVLDPQIILVDEPDSGLDPVRTSYLSQLLIDINAQIDATILIVTHNINLARTVPDNIGMLFRRQLVMFGPREVLLTSEEPVVKQFLNGRMLGPIGMSEEKDEAQMAREQALVDAGHHHGGAEEVEGIIPQMRATPGMPVRQAVLRRKERVREIMHTLPHAAQVAIRESLAESDDTQVMAYNSGDLANYPGGAYDTTVRHNTTNG